A part of Campylobacter concisus genomic DNA contains:
- a CDS encoding ATP-dependent DNA helicase, which translates to MKDQILEILSRSNVFLTGGGGVGKSYLTASIIRHYKENFKNVVILGSTGISAVSLGGVSLHSFFKFGYCKDYEELRRLDYRQKDKLSKLRNMLDACDLLVIDEISMVSSNVMEMIRYRLLTSKFKGRMLIVGDFYQLPPVQKEQNESKLFNFLYAFNSSAWEDMKFTNVELLVSKRTNDLKFYEILSRLRVGELDDEMMAYIESLRVGAIEPDSETSVLFGRNAEAEMLNQKRLLALNAPLEISNSDVLVMDENLDKKEFEKWANTLNISRNLEMKIGAKIIFTSNKWGEYYNGEQGKIMQILKENGAISSVIVQKDSGEICEIEKCAYNFCALNLNEDEIEENVQASLYQFPFKLAYALTIHKSQGMSINSLICNINHIFAKGQLYVALSRAVNPKNLKLFYDKKSDFRQHLRKVVKIDDEVKKFYQENVFLHIKESL; encoded by the coding sequence TACAAAGAAAATTTTAAAAACGTCGTCATCCTTGGCTCAACTGGCATAAGCGCTGTTAGCCTTGGGGGCGTGAGCTTGCATAGCTTTTTTAAATTTGGCTACTGCAAGGACTACGAGGAGCTAAGACGGCTTGACTACCGCCAAAAAGATAAGCTAAGCAAACTACGAAATATGCTAGATGCTTGCGATCTGCTTGTAATAGATGAAATTTCAATGGTTAGCTCAAATGTCATGGAGATGATAAGATACCGCTTGCTTACCTCTAAATTTAAGGGCAGGATGCTCATAGTGGGCGACTTTTATCAGCTGCCACCCGTGCAAAAAGAGCAAAATGAGAGCAAACTTTTTAACTTTTTATACGCTTTTAACTCCAGTGCGTGGGAGGATATGAAATTTACAAACGTTGAGCTGCTCGTCTCAAAACGCACAAATGATCTTAAATTTTATGAAATTCTCTCTCGTCTTAGAGTTGGCGAGCTAGATGATGAGATGATGGCTTATATCGAGAGCTTGCGAGTGGGAGCTATTGAACCTGATAGTGAGACTAGCGTGCTTTTTGGCAGAAACGCAGAGGCTGAGATGCTAAATCAAAAAAGACTTCTTGCGCTTAACGCACCGCTTGAAATTTCAAACTCGGACGTGCTCGTTATGGATGAAAATTTAGACAAAAAAGAGTTTGAAAAGTGGGCAAACACGCTAAATATCTCGCGAAATTTGGAGATGAAGATAGGGGCAAAAATCATCTTTACTTCAAACAAATGGGGCGAGTACTACAACGGCGAGCAGGGTAAGATCATGCAAATTTTAAAAGAAAATGGCGCCATTTCAAGCGTGATCGTGCAAAAAGATAGTGGCGAGATCTGCGAGATAGAAAAGTGCGCTTATAACTTTTGCGCGCTAAATTTAAACGAAGATGAGATCGAGGAGAACGTGCAGGCTTCGCTTTATCAGTTTCCATTTAAGCTTGCCTATGCGCTAACTATCCACAAGTCTCAAGGCATGAGCATAAATTCGCTCATTTGCAACATCAACCACATCTTTGCTAAAGGACAGCTCTACGTCGCACTTTCTCGCGCGGTAAATCCTAAAAATTTAAAACTTTTTTATGATAAGAAAAGTGATTTTAGGCAGCATTTAAGAAAAGTGGTTAAAATTGACGACGAGGTTAAGAAATTTTACCAAGAAAACGTATTTTTGCATATTAAGGAGAGTTTATGA